In Besnoitia besnoiti strain Bb-Ger1 chromosome I, whole genome shotgun sequence, the genomic window GTACAGCAGGGGGCTGCCAGCGGGCCCATCGCCACGTGGAGAGCCGGCTGCGCCGGGGGGGCGCAGGAACAGGGGCGGGCCGCCGGGGGGCCCCGCCGAGGCTCCGGGCCGGCCCATCTGGGGTGCGGGGACGACGACGGGCATGGCGCCGGGttgcgccgccttctcggcggcgtcctcgccgccacTACCTGAGAGATGCTGCGGATTGTGGCAGAAAAGACAGGAGACCTGTTCGAGGTTGCACGTTCCCTGCAAGAACTGCTGACaggggcggcagacgccgcgcgcgtggagcaCTCGCGCAAAGTGCAGTTCGCTGGTGGGGTCGCTGTGGGCCGCATCGTGGCAGTACCCACAGTTGTCGCCCTCggggcagccgctgccggcgacgtgGGCTTTCGCGCAGGGCAAGCACACGTTGCGGTCGTGTTCCCATTTGAGGTAGAAGTCCGGACTGGAGCGGTCGGCGTGCTGCGGGTGGTGACAGAGCAGACACTGTGCCCCCCACGCACAGGTCAACCCCGGAACGAAGTGATGGACGCAAGGTCGGCACACGCCTTGTTCATGCTGCTCGCGAACCTTCTGAGGGCAGGCCATTGCCCCCGACTTGTCGCCGTGTTGACTCAGCGCTTGCTGCAACGCACACCCGCGAAAACGCGACACGCGCGGATAACGGGGACCGCAAAGGaacgaggggggggggggtggcgggggggggaacAGGCACCAAGGCAGTGGAAACTGAGGAGGCTCCCGGTAAATCCACTCTCTAGTGGTGAGGCCGCAAAGAACCGAACGAAGCAGCGGTGCGAACGACTgacctgcagacgcggcaaCCTCACCTCACCGCAGCCGGCAGAGAACGCACAGAAACTTCTTCTACGATCCGAGCAGCTTACGGCAAGCCGCCTCCTCTACATGTATCTAGGGTCTCCGCGTGGTCAGAGAACGACGCTGCAGGGCGGGCGTGAGCAAACAGCATCTTCTTTTTCTACCAGGACTGGCGTGGTTTCTTACcacagcgagggagagatgCGACGGATGGTGACAGTACACGCAACCCTGATCCACTTTAAAGCATTGTCGCCCCGACACGTAGAACTTGCAAGGCACGCAGACGCCCTTGTCGTGCTTCTTCTGCTGGGCAGGATCTGAGAAGACAAAGTTTTCCGCTGAcgccgcgttcgcgtctCCCGCTCGCAAGATCGTCGGGCCCGCCGCCTGGTCGCCCACGCCCTGCACGGTCGGAGACTGAAGGAGgcccggcagcggcggcgacgccagaAGGGGCGCATTAGCCGCGTTCGGGTCCTGCGgggtctcctccgccttcgccgactccgcggtcggcgacgcgcgctcgggcgaggcctgcggacgcgaagACAAACCAAGCACAACcatgcgcgtgcgtgtcATCACCAAAGAAGCCACAAGAAAGCGAAATCACACTCAAGAGTCTACAGAAACTACGCAAAAAAAGAGGAGCGCGACTACCTTCACAGACAGGCATCTGGCATACATAGGTGCCCATAAAGAATATCAGAATATGCACTACAGCCATATACAttcacatatacatatatatatatatatatatatatatatatatatatatatatatatatatatatatatatatatattgaacaaaagaggcagaggcgggctAACCCATCGGCACGCGTGCATGCCATAGCAGATACGCAGAAGACCGAGGCCGCCTTCATCCACTTTGCTCACCTGTCGGCTAGGAAGTCGTGAGGGCATGTCCCCTCTATGATCTTCATGGTGGCAGTATAGGCACGCCTGACTCTTCTTCACGGCGGGACACTCCGCATTCTTGGCGAAGAATTTCTTGCAGGGACGGCACCAGCCTTTCTCGTGTCTCTCCAAAGCGTACTTTTCTTGCTGTTCCTTCGAGTCGAGTTTCTTGGCCTGCGCAGACACCCAGCGAAAATAAACGGCGAAAAATCTCTTCGGGTACGATGCCAATGCCCTCAACGAGCGACatgcgaggcggcaggggcgCAACATCCATGAGGAGACGTGGATGCTGCGTCCCTCCGCGCATCCACGTCTCGACACGGGGAGGCGACTCCGCGTTATCTGACGGCAGGCCTAAAAACAACGCTTAACTGAAAACACCTTTGTTTGCCTCAAAGCAGACCACGGCCTCGCCTGTGTCTcacttctttctttttcgttTCGCCCTTggggcctgcgccttcgccgcctgcgggcagGTGGTCGCTGTGGTGACAGAAGGGGCaggtgtctccgcggcggcagcggccctGCTTATATTCGGAGCAAGGCAGGCAGGTTCCGGCGAGATGCTGCTTGAGCACAaccggcgacagcgaggcgttGTTGGCGTTCGGGTcctttttctgcgcgtccgccgccacccGTGAAGGAGACAACGACGACGACcgaccgcgcgcgcggccctcttcgccctccggAGAGGCTTGCGGCCCGGTGGAGGTCGacagcgccgacgccgcgaatCCCAATTCGGCCTCCAGACCCGGGGCCTGCATCCACGGAAAGGCGCACGTTACAGAGACAGAACTCAAAGTCCACGCTCGGCGGAACGcacagacgccgagcgccttTGCTGCAGAAAACGGGGAAGGTGGGGAGTCTGTCAAAAACGCGAGGGAACGTACGCATAGCCCGTCGCAGGCGCACCGTGCAGAAGGGAACATCTGGAAACCTGCGCGCTCTGTGGAATGGCATGGCTGCATCGCGAGAAAACTGCTGGCAATCCTGGGCATGCGCATCCAAAACGCGTACTTCCGTTCCGGGGCAGTTGTACATGGGGTCGTGTTCAGCGTGGTGACAATAGGGGCAGGTTGAGATGCGGAAGCACTCCAGGCCCTTGATTATTTGCCTGCATGGTGTGCATCGCCCCCGCTCATGAAGACGCAGCATCGTCTTCTCCTGCAGATTCTGCTTGACGCTCCGGTCGCGTCTATCACCTGGCGCATTCCGCTCCATGCTgcggtcgcggtcgcgcctcctgtctccgtacggggggggcggctggccgtcgccgcccttctcGTCGTGGGGACCTCGGCGGTCGTCGCCCCGCCAGGCGCCGtcacgcggcggcagagagccTCTCCGGCTCGGCGACCGCCGGCGATCCCCAGGCCGCGGCAACCCGCCTCGCCCAGGGCCAGCGTCCCTCCGGcgggcctcgtcgtcgccgcgcccgtcgcttTTCTCCGACGACGTCAGAGAATGagacgacgcccgcgaccgcgagcgaCTCACCGAGCCGCCGaaacgaggcgcaggctgtcgccagccgcggcgaggcggggaCCCGCCTCGCGGGGCCTGAACAAACACGCACGCGGCACGGACCGAGAGTTGGATAGCTCCTCAACTCGCAGCAACCATCGACTTGAGCCTCTCGTCTCCAGCCACGCACTCAACCCAAAATACACGCAGACTTACGCACCAAGAGATTCAACGCAGCTCAGGCACACAGGGCAGCTAACACAttgaggcctcgcgcgcgcttaACCGAAGGCGCTGGCAGCTGACAAagacagaagaaagaggcacGCCGCGTCGGCATTCCGTGCCTGCCCAAGACGAGCGACGGGTACACGCCGTGCACGCTCTGATCGAAGAACCAGGCTGGGCTGCAGCGAACGGCTTTCCAGCGGAGGACAACGAGGCAACCTCTCGGGCAACGCTGCAAACAAACTGCGGTCCTTCGTAAACGGACTCGAGAAAACATGAGGCAAATCTTACCTTGGATCTCGGAGACGGTGAGCGTcctcgcccccgcccccccgggggggctccgcggccgccaagCCGCATAGACgcccctggcggcggcgaagggccGCCGCCCATGTaccggcgcgcgccacctggcggagagcgcgaccGATGGCGCGGAGCCCCGGCGCCCAGTCCGGCTTGGGGTCCTGGGTACGGCCTGCCCATCGAGCCCGCTCTCGGTCTCCGCTCAGGCGACCTAGatctccctctgtctctcttcgccttcttctccgcgtccctGAGTCGCGAAGCCGAGCGCGACGACCTCCGTCGCCCGTCTGCGAAGACCGACCGGctcgagcgacggcgcctaGGGCTGGCTTTCCGCGGCGATTCGTCTCCCTTttcaggcgagcgcgacagcgagcggCAGGGTCTCCGACCGTCCCTGCAGCCCTCCTCGTcatcgcgtctgcggcgcttcggAGACCGCGAGCCGCTGGTATCCCTGGGGCGGCATCCGTCAccaggcctccgcagcgccggcgaatACGACCGCCCAGGGCTCCCGCCGCGCTTATCGGAGAGCCGCCCTCTTTCGCGGCGGTCTTCGTCCATCTCGTCCTCatgcctgtctcctccgccgcgcccgcagtcgGCGGAAGTCTCGTCCGCGGAACCTCCATCGTAGCCGCTGCTTCCGGGTCGTAGAATCaacgggcgaggcggggaCCGACGCCcccggccgcgcggcggcgaccgcggtcgcagaATCCGGAAGGACGACGAGCCCGAGgcggacgagggcgagggggctctctctcggcctgcgggctcggcgccgcgcgacatCGAGCGCCGGCGGTAGTCCTGGGggtctgtctccttcctcagCGCCAAATcatcctcgcgctcgccgcctcgggctgcctgcgcgcctttcGGGTCCCCCAAAAACACCTCCAGACGACAGTTTCTCAGCGAGCGACGGTGTAGTTTGTACTGCGCACTCTCAGCTTGCTGCTGTGACTGCAGATACAGCAAGGCGCGAGCTTCCGCCGGATGGACGTCTATCATATCCAGCgggacgcggacgccgcagaaCTCCCGCACGAGGTCGCCAATTTCGGAcctcgacggcgaggagggaagaTTTTCGATGCGGAGGAAAAACGGGGTCTGGCGgccacgcggcggaggcagcggcgaccgcggcaggGACCGTTCCCGGCTTTTTTCATCCCGTCTGTGACCTCTCAATGCATCATCGCCTCCCTGCATATCGTCATCGTCCTCGCGGCTGGCTCGCCGCATCtgctcgtcgcgcctccggccCTCACTCTCCCAGGCCGCATCCCTGTCGCGGTCAATCCGTCCTTCTCTGTgagacagcggaggaggcggcagcggcaggcgccgcgctggtTGCTTCCGCGGCAGagcttcgcgcggcgacgacagaggcgagtttctgccttcgctgcgcggagagagggaggcggcgcagccccgaGGCGCCTTGGTCCTCGCGAGTTCGGCGCACGGGCTCTTCCGACCGTCTCTCGGCTCCTCCTcgaaggcgctgccgctcctttccctccctctccgccgctcggcggGCGGActgaggctgctgcgcccaGCGGGAGCTTCTGCGCTGCGActcctcttcgcggtcgGAGAGAGCTGGGAGCGGTCATCGCTCGacgcgcgccctctccccccgGGCAACCCCGGACCCCGCGGAgactcgctgtcgccgcccttcgcctcgctgtaACGGGCCTTTTCTCCGTCTTTCTCAGCGTCTGCGAAACTGCCAGCGCGCCCTCTTGGCTCGTCGAGAGGGAGATCGTTCTTGCCTCtcgttcttcctctctcttcaccCTTCGGCTGTGCACTGTacgcgagagcgaagcgatGCACCcggtctccgtcgtcttctctctctcggccaGGAGAGGCGTTGAGGCGCCTCCTGTCGCTATCCTGGGGGCCGCCTCGGCTCGACGCTGCCGACGCGCGACGTCGATCACTCGGACTGTCACTCGAAAGATCTTTCCTGTCCCtgccctgctgctgctgcccacGCCCCTGAGAAAACGTCCTGTCTTCGGCACCCCGCTCTCGAGCTCTTTCGGTCTCCACTCCTTCATCAAGCAAAGAAGAAGATTTTTTCGGCAAGAAGGGGGaatcgtcctcctcgtcccgtcgcctcgcctccctcgaaAGCGgcccttcgcgtctgcgccacactccctcctctccactgctgtcgcgccgtctccgctcagcttctttcctctcgacactctcgccgccttcgcgacgtcgcccttcgtctcctctctcctccccgCAGTAGCCAAAGTGAGACGCCGCGTCCCGAcggccctcgtcgtcgtctctctctccgcacaGTCCACGCTCGCGTCGAGGGCAGTCCTCTCGTTCTCCGTCtctcgacggcgacgcagatcTGCGGCTGAAGCGCCGTGGCGGACCGCGGGGGGGCTGAGAGAGTGCGGAACTTTCCTCGCGCCGGCTCGCGGCTCGGCCCCGttccctctcttcgtcttcgtcttcgtagCCCCttcgagccgcagcgccgaaggcgggccttctccgcgtctggctgccttcctctccgtcactctccccctctcgcgcgccgaagccgttggcgcgcggcggccgtcgcccagAGTCTGGACACGGACTCACTCTCTGCGCcttgccgccggcggaggcagacgagacg contains:
- a CDS encoding hypothetical protein (encoded by transcript BESB_005740); this translates as MDDFSPGRRSPSRGSRSPFSRERGVGKAGGGVSRASWRSLSSPRGQRDEADRSSPERPSVSSASAGGKAQRVSPCPDSGRRPPRANGFGAREGESDGEEGSQTRRRPAFGAAARRGYEDEDEERERGRAASRREESSALSQPPRGPPRRFSRRSASPSRDGEREDCPRRERGLCGERDDDEGRRDAASHFGYCGEERGDEGRRREGGESVERKEAERRRRDSSGEEGVWRRREGPLSREARRRDEEDDSPFLPKKSSSLLDEGVETERARERGAEDRTFSQGRGQQQQGRDRKDLSSDSPSDRRRASAASSRGGPQDSDRRRLNASPGREREDDGDRVHRFALAYSAQPKGEERGRTRGKNDLPLDEPRGRAGSFADAEKDGEKARYSEAKGGDSESPRGPGLPGGRGRASSDDRSQLSPTAKRSRSAEAPAGRSSLSPPAERRRGRERSGSAFEEEPRDGRKSPCAELARTKAPRGCAASLSPRSEGRNSPLSSPREALPRKQPARRLPLPPPPLSHREGRIDRDRDAAWESEGRRRDEQMRRASREDDDDMQGGDDALRGHRRDEKSRERSLPRSPLPPPRGRQTPFFLRIENLPSSPSRSEIGDLVREFCGVRVPLDMIDVHPAEARALLYLQSQQQAESAQYKLHRRSLRNCRLEVFLGDPKGAQAARGGEREDDLALRKETDPQDYRRRSMSRGAEPAGRERAPSPSSASGSSSFRILRPRSPPRGRGRRSPPRPLILRPGSSGYDGGSADETSADCGRGGGDRHEDEMDEDRRERGRLSDKRGGSPGRSYSPALRRPGDGCRPRDTSGSRSPKRRRRDDEEGCRDGRRPCRSLSRSPEKGDESPRKASPRRRRSSRSVFADGRRRSSRSASRLRDAEKKAKRDRGRSRSPERRPRAGSMGRPYPGPQAGLGAGAPRHRSRSPPGGARRYMGGGPSPPPGASMRLGGRGAPPGGRGRGRSPSPRSKAPRGGSPPRRGWRQPAPRFGGSVSRSRSRASSHSLTSSEKSDGRGDDEARRRDAGPGRGGLPRPGDRRRSPSRRGSLPPRDGAWRGDDRRGPHDEKGGDGQPPPPYGDRRRDRDRSMERNAPGDRRDRSVKQNLQEKTMLRLHERGRCTPCRQIIKGLECFRISTCPYCHHAEHDPMYNCPGTEAPGLEAELGFAASALSTSTGPQASPEGEEGRARGRSSSLSPSRVAADAQKKDPNANNASLSPVVLKQHLAGTCLPCSEYKQGRCRRGDTCPFCHHSDHLPAGGEGAGPKGETKKKEAKKLDSKEQQEKYALERHEKGWCRPCKKFFAKNAECPAVKKSQACLYCHHEDHRGDMPSRLPSRQASPERASPTAESAKAEETPQDPNAANAPLLASPPLPGLLQSPTVQGVGDQAAGPTILRAGDANAASAENFVFSDPAQQKKHDKGVCVPCKFYVSGRQCFKVDQGCVYCHHPSHLSLAVQALSQHGDKSGAMACPQKVREQHEQGVCRPCVHHFVPGLTCAWGAQCLLCHHPQHADRSSPDFYLKWEHDRNVCLPCAKAHVAGSGCPEGDNCGYCHDAAHSDPTSELHFARVLHARGVCRPCQQFLQGTCNLEQVSCLFCHNPQHLSGSGGEDAAEKAAQPGAMPVVVPAPQMGRPGASAGPPGGPPLFLRPPGAAGSPRGDGPAGSPLLYSPQQPGGAVPLTPHGPMMGHPAGLPGMGPPPPAGVGGAGMFPPSSHPQHPGGIAPPLAYPGAFPPGSNPPASFGGQPQSGGSAPASPAGANKQEGEGAAEPGAGGEAAGQDAPAQPGVISAPPQLSSSATKGSEHGGGAAKKEDEELDPVAAAAAAYAKEQEARQMLLQQQNQSMLQAQQGFGGPPPHPGGWHGSPFPHHQPPPPGAGHWGPPGVPHPPGGGPQGPHPMGVGGPPPPPHLSPPPPGAPPPQMGPPHAMGGDMGMPGMGRPPAPPPMYGMAPGMGRPPVPGQGPGGFCGPMGAPGVAPPPGQGSPPGMFPDNAFGMPPHHLAAGQRPPPPHPHGPAMGMPGAGGVPGPFASPGLGRPAPPPMMGWGAQQHVSGQPLPPGGSPAPLQGETGQALGGPAGPLPPGMPPAGMGAGSPPPPPPPPPSGAPSSDSSTQGAASAALPSSSLAAKNPAAAAMLEAAQQAAAEAASKLGSSSSSSSSPPPPPAASSSFLTQSSRVPGMSPAAAAAAAAAAALAAAAMAAKKKGEEAQKARDMELQAQGEPKGIRPVGGVGVTPVVGPHAGAPGFGGGTPLPSPLQACGANRFGLAGAPVAGLGASPFSMGLGGAPRSGGLASVVEAAKAAVAQKALLAAKEAQQEAARVEAANAEGQQSLPAGVLAAAEAAKAAAAAISASLVASSGFTG